A region of Kwoniella shivajii chromosome 11, complete sequence DNA encodes the following proteins:
- a CDS encoding ATP-dependent RNA helicase SUB2, translating into MSRPDEEELVDYDEAAEETFAPAATATNGDKADGDKKGSYVGIHSTGFRDFLLKPELLRAISDLGFEHPSEVQQECIPQAILGTDVLCQAKSGMGKTAVFVLAALQQIEPVDGEVSIVILCHTRELAYQIRNEFARFSKFMTNVRTGVFYGGTPISADQELLASKEKCPHIVVGTPGRTMALVRDKKLNASKVKHFVLDECDKMLETLDMRRDVQEIFRATPHHKQVMMFSATLSKDIRTTCKKFMQSPLEIYVDDETKLTLHGLQQYFLKLEEKEKNRKLNDLLDNLEFNQVCIFVKSVARATQLDALLQECNFPSICIHSALPQQERISRFQQFKAFEKRILVATDIFGRGIDVERVNVVINYDAPADADSYLHRVGRAGRFGTKGLAISFVSSEGDSEVLQKIQERFTVAIPTLPETIDPATYMTS; encoded by the exons ATGTCTCgacctgatgaagaagaactcgTTGATTACGATGAGGCCGCTGAGGAGACTTTCGCCCCCGCCGCCACCGCTACAAACGGTGACAAAGCGGATGGCGACAAAAAAGGTTCATATGTCGGAATCCACTCTACAGGTTTCAG GGATTTCCTCTTAAAGCCTGAATTACTTAGAGCTATCTCTGACCTCGGTTTTGAGCACCCTTCCGAAG TGCAACAGGAATGTATTCCTCAAGCAATTCTCGGTACCGACGTTTTATGTCAAGCCAAATCTGGTATGGGTAAGACCGCCGTGTTTGTACTCGCTGCTTTACAGCAAAT TGAACCTGTTGATGGCGAAGTATCCATCGTGATCTTATGTCATACCCGAGAATTAGCTTATCAAATCCGAAATGAGTTTGCTCGTTTCTCAAAGTTCATGACCAACGTCAGAACTGGTGTCTTCTACGGTGGTACACCTATCTCTGCCGATCAAGAGCTTTTAGCttcaaaagagaaatgtcCTCATATTGTCGTTGGAACTCCCGGTAGAACAATGGCTCTCGTTAGAGATAAGAAACTTAACGCAAGCAAGGTTAAACACTTTGTCCTTGATGAGTGCGACAAAATGCTAGAAACACTTG ACATGCGAAGAGATGTTCAAGAGATTTTCCGAGCCACTCCTCACCACAAACAAGTCATGATGTTCTCCGCCACTCTCTCCAAGGACATCCGAACCACCTGCAAAAAGTTCATGCAGTCT CCTCTCGAAATCTACGTTGACGATGAGACCAAGTTGACCTTGCACGGTCTGCAACAATACTTCCTCAAACtcgaggagaaggagaagaacaggaagcTCAACGACTTGCTCGATAACCTCGAATTTAATCAA GTCTGTATCTTCGTCAAATCTGTTGCTCGAGCTACTCAACTCGATGCTTTACTGCAAGAATGTAATTTCCCCTCTATCTGCATTCACTCTGCCCTCCCTCAACAAGAACG TATCTCTCGATTCCAACAATTCAAGGCATTCGAGAAACGTATCCTTGTTGCTACTGATATCTTTGGTCGAGGTATTGATGTAGAGCGAGTCAACGTAGTCATCAACTACGATGCTCCTGCCGATGCTGATTCCTATCTCCATCGAGTCGGTCGAGCTGGTCGATTCGGTACCAAGGGTCTTG CCATCTCTTTCGTCTCAAGTGAAGGTGATTCCGAAGTACTTCAAAAGATCCAAGAAAGATTCACTGTTGCTATTCCAACATTGCCTGAAACTATCGATCCTGCTACTTACATGACCTCTTAA
- a CDS encoding imidazoleglycerol phosphate synthase, cyclase subunit, whose protein sequence is MAQPKTDTILPIPTVSQPSGHTKEHQPKLYILDYGAGNVRSLANSIKKLGYEFEWINDESDFDKAEKLIFPGVGAFAQAMTSLKTSGRYEQLLKYIKSGKPYFGICIGMQVLFESSEESPDIKGLGVIPYPIKKFSNQDECNGELVKKTVPHMGWNTSWKSYQTSTSSSTDEEKLMLENEDYYFVHSYAALLDPSLASSASTSSEGESSTSSITAQETLAIKDFAYTISRYGSERFVSCVKKDNIFACQFHPEKSGPAGLDLLRRWLEASPESLSASKSTSPSPERTWQIRNPDQSRGYTNGLASRIVACLDVRSNDNGDLVVTKGDQYDVREKSSSSSREVRNLGKPVELARRYYLEGADEVAFLNITSFRSSALLDQPMLDVVRNAAETIFVPLTIGGGIKDTVDPDGTPRSALEVAGAYFRSGADKVSIGSEAVLAVEELLSKSKNGQAEEQFLTGKTGIETISKGYGAQAVVVSIDPKRVYVDTTQSNWKENFPSKHLPSLIIGDEATSRTKDEEKGKAWWYQCTISGGRDVRDIDVVQLAKGVELLGAGEILLNSVDRDGSGKGFDLDLINLVKNAVSIPVVSSSGAGSPDDFVEVFRETGTEAALAAGIFHRKEVGIEDVKKTLEEKGLPVRRCALETI, encoded by the exons ATGGCTCAACCAAAAACAGACACGATCTTACCCATACCAACTGTCTCCCAACCTTCTGGTCACACGAAAGAACATCAACCCAAATTATACATATTGGATTATGGAGCTGGAAATGTCAGATC ACTCGCTAATTCAATCAAGAAATTGGGATATGAATTTGAGTGGATTAacgatgaaagtgattttgataaaGCAGAG AAACTCATTTTCCCAGGAGTAGGCGCATTCGCTCAAGCAATGACATCTCTGAAAACATCAGGTCGATACGAACAATTACTAAAATACATCAAAAGTGGGAAACCCTATTTCGGTATATGTATAGGTATGCAAGTTTTATTTGAATCTTCAGAAGAATCGCCAGATATAAAAGGTCTAGGTGTCATTCCATATCCAATTAAAAAATTctcaaatcaagatgaatgtAATGGTGAATTAGTTAAAAAGACCGTTCCTCATATGGGTTGGAATACTTCTTGGAAATCCTATcagacatcaacatcatcatcgacagacgaagagaaattgatgttggaaaatgaagattATTATTTCGTTCATTCGTATGCTGCGTTATTAGATCCATCTCTCgcctcctccgcctccacTTCGTCCGAAGGAGAATCCTCGACTTCATCCATAACGGCTCAGGAGACTTTAGCTATCAAAGATTTCGCTTATACGATATCAAGATATGGATCCGAAAGATTCGTCTCGTGTGTGAAAAAAGATAATATATTCGCTTGTCAGTTCCATCCTGAAAAATCAGGTCCGGCAGGTTTAGATCTTTTGCGTAGATGGTTGGAAGCATCACCTGAATCCCTCTCTGCGTCAAAATCCACTTCACCATCCCCAGAAAGAACATGGCAGATTAGAAATCCTGATCAATCACGTGGATACACCAATGGATTGGCAAGTAGGATAGTAGCATGTTTAGATGTTCGGTCAAACGATAATGGTGATCTAGTCGTCACCAAAGGAGATCAATATGATGTGAGAGAaaaatcttcttcctcttcaagAGAAGTTAGAAATCTTGGTAAACCAGTCGAATTGGCTCGAAGATATTATTTGGAAGGAGCGGACGAAGTCGCTTTTTTGAATATCACatctttcagatcatcagctttattgGATCAACCCATGTTGGACGTTGTTCGGAATGCCGCTGAAACTATTTTCGTTCCGTTGACTATCGGAGGTGGAATCAAAGATACTGTAGATCCTGATGGAACACCAAGATCAGCTTTGGAAGTTGCGGGAGCGTATTTCAGAAGTGGCGCAGATAAAGTCTCGATTGGATCAGAAGCTGTTTTGGCTGTAGAAGAATTGTTATCTAAATCTAAGAATGGTCAAGCCGAAGAACAATTCTTGACCGGTAAAACTGGTATTGAAACTATTTCAAAGGGATACGGAGCACAAGCTGTGGTAGTTTCGATCGATCCGAAAAGAGTTTACGTCGATACAACTCAATCTAATTGGAAAGAGAATTTCCCTTCTaaacatcttccatctttgattattggagatgaagcaacttcaagaacaaaagacgaagaaaaaggtaaagcATGGTGGTATCAATGTACCATATCAGGTGGTAGAGATGTTCGTGATATTGACGTAGTTCAATTGGCAAAAGGTGTAGAACTATTGGGTGCAGGTGAAATTTTATTAAATTCAGTTGATAGAGATGGTTCTGGAAAAGGTTTCGATTTAGATTTAATAAACTTGGTTAAAAACGCAGTTTCCATTCCTGTCGTATCCTCTTCAGGTGCAGGTTCACCAGATGATTTCGTGGAAGTTTTCAGAGAAACTGGGACCGAAGCCGCTCTAGCTGCTGGTATCTTCCACAGAAAGGAAGTAGGTATCGAAGATGTCAAAAAGactttggaagaaaaaggtttacCAGTGAGGAGATGTGCTTTGGAGACTATTTAG